A window of Saccharomyces paradoxus chromosome XI, complete sequence contains these coding sequences:
- a CDS encoding uncharacterized protein (similar to YKL070W): MYIPKHFESTELSKQVEIIKKNPLGTLFSSEAGRLGFFRWNYPSNEDDPDFDMCASHIPFVFGEFDSGEYKLIAHLARKNQQVEMLERVQKCLVVFQSVDSYISPAWYPMKKKTHKFVPTWDFAAVHVYGKPKIIRDDKDWLINMLSTLTDQEEEKRPEGEIYEEKWSVSDAPDSYIDAMLKNIVGLEIDITHIQSKFKFDQNKSQVNVEGVVENLLKEVGGEKGQEMAHLVKDNYPGSL, from the coding sequence atgtaCATTCCGAAACATTTTGAGTCCACAGAACTCTCAAAACAGgttgaaattattaaaaaaaacccGCTAGGAACACTATTCTCCTCTGAGGCTGGCAGGCTAGGTTTCTTCAGATGGAACTACCCTTCCAATGAAGATGATCCTGATTTTGATATGTGCGCATCACATATTCCATTTGTATTCGGGGAGTTTGATAGTGGAGAATATAAACTTATTGCACATTTAGCACGGAAAAATCAACAAGTGGAAATGCTGGAAAGAGTTCAGAAATGCTTAGTGGTATTTCAGAGCGTCGATTCATACATTTCTCCGGCGTGGTAcccaatgaagaaaaagactcATAAATTCGTGCCAACATGGGATTTTGCCGCTGTGCACGTTTACGGTAAACCAAAGATTATCCGCGATGATAAAGACTGGCTCATTAATATGTTATCAACTTTGACTGaccaagaagaagagaaaagacCTGAGGGGGAAATATACGAGGAAAAGTGGAGCGTTTCTGATGCCCCAGATTCCTACATCGATGCTATGCTTAAAAACATTGTCGGGcttgaaattgatattACTCATATTCAATCGAAATTTAAATTCGATCAAAATAAATCACAGGTTAATGTTGAAGGCgttgttgaaaatttacTCAAAGAAGTTGGTGGAGAAAAAGGCCAAGAAATGGCTCACCTTGTAAAAGATAACTATCCAGGTAGCTTATAA